Part of the uncultured Desulfobacter sp. genome, TCATGCTTGCCTGTTCCCAGCTTGAAGAAGATCCCGGTCTGCAGGAAGATCTTGACCGGACAAGGCAATGTATAACATTGAGGAAAAATAAATCCAGGCGTTTCTTCAAAACTGCCGCCCCACGGTGGGATCGCTTAAAAAGAAAGGTCCTGGGCGATTTTAACCCCAATTCCGTGTTTGAGCCACACCTTGGGAGCGCCTCGGTGATTGCCGATCTTGGCTGCGGCACGGGAGAGATGCTTGCAGGGCTTCTTGATAAAGGGAAAAAAAATTTGATCGGCGTGGATGTTTCTCCTGAGATGCTTGAGCAGGCAAGGCTTCGGCTGCCCGAGAGCCCGAATCTGGAACTTCGCATCGGAGAACTTGAACACCTTCCCATGCGCGAACAGGAGGCTGATGCGGCGTTAATGAGCATGGTGTTGTACCATGTGCCCGAACCTGAAAAAGCAATTCAGGAAGTGCACCGGGTTCTTAATCCCGGCGGTCTGTTTCTTCTGGTGGATTTTTTAAAGCACAACCAGGAGCAGATCAAAGATATAATCGGCGGAGTCTGGCTGGGGTTTACCCGGCAGCAGATTTCAGGATGGCTGGAGAGAACCGGCTTTAATCTTAAACATATTGAATCCTATCCGGTTGGAAACACATTGACTTTAACTTTTTATCTTGCACAAAAATAATGGAGAAACAATGATTTATCCTGTTATTCTGGCTGGCGGTTCCGGGACGCGGCTGTGGCCCATGTCCAGGTCTTTGTACCCAAAACAGCTTATTAATCTGTACAACGCGCATACCATGCTGCAAAATACCCTTTTGCGGTTATCCGGCCTTAACGATCTTGGCGAACCGGTCATTATCTGCAATGAAAACCACCGGTTTATGACCGCAGAGCAGGTCCGGCGTATTGATATCGATGCGTTCAAGATCATTCTTGAGCCGGCGGCCAGAAATACCGCCCCTGCCATTGCCCTGGCGGCCCTGGTCCTTGATGATACGCGACCGTCCGAACTTCAGGACGATCCGGTGATGCTGGTGCTGCCTGCAGATCACGAAATCAAAAACGTTCAAGCCTTCCAGGAGATTATTCAATCGGGTGCGCAACTGGCCCGGCAGGGCAAGCTGGTGACCTTCGGTATCGTACCCTCATCGCCGGAAACAGGCTACGGGTATATCAAGAAAGGATCTCAACTTGATCATTCATCCCCGGCCTTCATGATTGAACGGTTTGTGGAAAAACCCGATTATGCGACAGCGGTTTCCTACCTTGACTCCGGCGATTTTTGCTGGAACTCCGGCATGTTCATGTTCAAGGCCTCGGCCGTGATTTCAGAACTTGGCAACTTTGCCCCGGACATGCTGGAAAAGTGCCGAAAGGCCATTAAAGCGGGCAGCCTGGATTTGGATTTTTTCAGGGTGGACAAGGCCGCATTTGAGGCGATCACGGAAGACTCCATCGACTACGCGGTGATGGAAAAAACAGAAAACGGCGTTGTCATTCCCCTTGATGCCGGATGGAATGACCTTGGCTCCTTTGACGCCCTGTGGCAGACCGGTGACAAGGATGACCGCAATAACGTGACCAGCGGAGATGTGCTGGTGCACAATGTCACGGATACCTATATCCATTCCGACAGCCGTCTTGTGGCCGCCGTAGGTCTTGAAAAGTTTGTAATTGTGGACACCAAGGATGCTGTACTGGTGGCCCCCCGGGATCAGGTACAGGATGTAAAAAAGATAGTGGGCCAGCTAAAGGCCAAAAATCGAGGGGAAGCGGTTTGCCACGCCAAAGTGTACCGGCCCTGGGGTGATTATGAAACCATCGATATGGCAGACAGATACCAGGTCAAACGCATCACCGTAAAACCCGGTGCAAAACTGTCGTTGCAGAAACACTATCACCGGGCCGAGCACTGGACCGTTGTCTCCGGAACCGCCATTGTCACCAAGGGAACCGATGAGATCCTTTTAAAGGAAGATCAGTCCATTTATATTCCTTTGGGCACCATGCACCGGCTGGAAAACCCGGGAAAGATCCCCCTGGAACTGATCGAGGTGCAGTCCGGCCCATATCTGGGAGAAGACGATATTGTCAGGTTTGATGACGTCTATGGGCGCGAAGCAGAGCCGGGAACTAAATAAATTATTGCAAATTAAATAAAAACATTTGAAATTAACATCTCGTTTGTAATATTAAGTTTGCTTGTACTGTCAAGATTGATAATAAGGGCCATGGGGCGACTTGGTATAGCAACACCCAGAATCGCCCCTCAACAAAAAAGGACATAGCATGCCGGCCGGCATCATGGAGAAAAATTGATGAACGACCAGATTACACAAAATATGAAAGGTAAATTCATCATGGCCATTCCCGGCCTTCCGGATCCCAATTTTGCACAGACCGTTACCTGTCTTTGTGAACACAATGAATCCGGTGCCCTGGGCTTTATTGTCAATAAAGTCCATCCCCTACTCACCGGCCGGGAGCTGTTTGAAGATTTGGGCATTACCTGCAATGAGAGTATCGATAAAACAGATATTTTCCTTGGCGGGCCGGTTCAGCCTTCGGGGGTGTTTGTGCTGCACTGCGGCCCGTTTGAGTGGAACGAAACCCTTAGAATATCAGACTGGCTGGCCCTGAGCAACTCCCGGGACATCCTGGAAGCCATCGCGGTGGGCAAGGGCCCCGAGACCTTTATGATTCTTTTAGGCTGCGCCGGGTGGGGGCCCATGCAGTTGGACAATGAACTGGCCGATTCCGCCTGGCTCACCTGTGATATGTCCAGGGAAATTATGTTTGATACCAAACCGGACCTGAAGTATGAAAAAGCCATGATGCTGATCTGATTTGCCGGGCCGATGACTTTACACCCCCAGGAATCCATAGAAAATTTAGTATCTGATACCCTCTCAGTCATTGACAGCCTGGCTGCCGTTTCAACACGTTCGGACAAAAGTCTTGCCGAGAGCAGGCAACTTTGCAGCAAAATTCCCTCTTTTATCAGTGAAGGGGTGTTGCGTGTGGCCGTGGTCGGGGTGATTAAATCCGGCAAAAGTACGTTTATCAATGCCGTTTCGGGCAGAGAACTGGTTCAGCGCGGGGCAGGGGTGGTGACATCCATTACTACCCGTATCCGGAAGGGTAAAAAAAACAGGGCGATTATCCATCTCAAATCCTGGGATGACATCAACCGTGAAATTGAAAACTGTCTGGAGATGTTTCCCGGACGGGAGGGCCGGCCGCCGTTTGATATCAGGCGTACCCAGGACCGGCAGCAGCTGCGCCGTATTTTTGACACCATTGTCTCGGAATTTCCAATCACATCCCAAGGCCTTCGCCCCGAGGCTTTAGTTATTCGTAACGCCCTTGAGGGGTATAAACATTGTCTGGACGTGATCGGATCAGATGAGCAGACCATCTGCTTTGACACCAAATCCTTTGACCGTCATAAACAGTTTACGGCGGATGCGGCCAGGGCCTTTTATGTCAAAGACGTGTGCCTGGAGGTATACGGAAAGACCATTCATCCCAATGTTGAAATTGCCGATTGCCAGGGTGCCGACGCCACAGACCCTGCGGTCCTTGAAAAAATATTTTCCTATCTTGAGGCCGCCAACCTGATTGTATACTGCATCTCGTCACGTACGGGGCTTCGGCACTCCGACATGATTTTTTTAAAGCGGATAAAGCGCCTGGGGTTAATGGAAAACATGCTGTTTATTTTCAATTGTGATTTAAGTGAGCACGATTCCCTGAACAACCTCAAAGAAACCCGGGACAGAACCATTACCGAACTCAAACTTCTGGTGCCCGATGTCAGGTTTTTTTCTTTTTCTGCCTTGTATACCTTGTTTGACACCCAGGGCAAACGACTCTCTTCCAAAAATAAAAAGCGCCTGGAACTCTGGCAGGAAGACAAAGAGATGGTCACTTTCTGCACCAAAGAGTATCGTCGTTTTCTTGACGGATTTCATCTGCTCTTTGACGCGTCCCGGTTTAATTTATTCTATGTCAATCACATCGAGCGCCTTAAAATAGTCACCCATATTCTGGGTGAAAAAATACAACTTCTCTTTGATGTATTTTCCGCCGGGCTTTTGGACCAGGAAAAGGCAAGGGAGCGCCTTTCCGACCTTGAAGGCAATGCCCGGCGTTTAAGGGTTATCGTTGATAATTCGGTTGCCGGAGCCGTCTCCGCCCTTCGCAGGGAAATTGAGGCCAATCTGAAGAATGCATTCCTCAAGGACAGCGAAAATATTACGAAACTTGTGACGGAATTTATCCGGGAGGCCACAATTGATTCACAACCTTACAGGACCGGGGTGGACACAACGGGGTTCAAGCAGATTCTTTATATGATGTTCCAGGACTTCAAGCGTGAGCTTGATCTTTTTATCCTTGAACAGGTGACCCCGGAACTAAAACAGCTGGTGGGCATTCAGGAGGGCCGCATCGCGTCCTATTTTAAATCCCTTCTGGATTCATACCGCATCGATTATGTCACCATGGCTGTCCCGGGGGAGCGGGAGGACGGCCGTCTCTCCCTTGAGCTGATCAAAGAAGAGGAAGAGTATTCCAAGGGGGCCGACCTTGAAAACATCAAGAAAATCCTTGGTCTGCATTTGCCGGCCCAAATCTTTTGGGTGCGGCTCTTTTACGACATGTCTGACCAAAGCTGGTAGTCATGATATTTGCCATTCTTTGCCAGCATTACTTGATCACTTTTAGATGCCCCCGTCGTTTCGGTGAAGGTTTTGGTAGCTTTGTAGCCGGAACCTCACCATGTTGATAAAGAGCCCGGTGATTACGTTCGTATTCGCAGGCTTCATGAAAATTCCAATACTCATCAAAATCGTTACTACTCCGCAAGGCACGCAGACGCAACACTGCTTCAGCACTGGACAACCGCCATTTGGCACCAGTTATATCCATTCGGTCCTTTACAAGATGACGACATGCGCCCTCAATAACTCCTGTGGCAATAGGGAGGCCAAGGTCAAGATAATGATGGTATTCAAGGTACGGTGCTTTATTTTTCAAATACGTTGCGCAGGCTTCTACAGGTTTACGTTGTTTGTCTGTAAATTTTTTTAATGTAGCACTTCTACGCATCCCCCCTGCCATCAATCCGGCCTTGCCATCGAGTACTTTAGCCAAGCGGTACTGGACCCATTTTTCAAGCTCCGGGCCGGATTTGGGATGAAATGCCCTGCCAGCTTTCCAGAGGTATTCAATAACATGAATAATATCAACAATGATCGTAAGGGCCACATTTTGTCTTTTGGCCATACGTTTCAGGATTCGTAGTTGTTGATTTTCGCCGTCCACTAAGGCAACCCAATGTTTTTCGTGGTTGGGATCACGGTGGGAGGCCTCAGAAAAGGCCGATGCAATGACCTGCTCGGCTGATTTTTCAAGGCTTGCCCATACACGCTTTTGTTCCGGGTGAGGGCTTGTTTTTGTATTCGACTTGTCATTCCCCGGAAGCAAGTCTTGGGGCGTACGTTTAAACGTATCTATAGTATATACAGCGGCAACGGTTGCCATTCGCTTGGCATTTTTCTTTTCCCCTTTGGATAGCCGGCTTTCCATCTGAGGCTTTCGTTTCCGGGCAGCTTTCCGGGTTTGTTCCCGCAGGTCCTGCTCATGCATTACCACGCCCTTACCATCGGTGGTGATTACCAGTATTGGACCAGTAACTGTCTCATCCGCCGGGCTGCATTGCCGTATTTCATAAAATGCGTCAAAATCCCGAGCTGCTCGCTGTGTTAACTCTTCTACCTGACGTTTGGGAATATCGGCTCCAGTGGTTTTCTTGATCGTTTCGACAGTCTCGTCAAAAGAACT contains:
- a CDS encoding metalloregulator ArsR/SmtB family transcription factor gives rise to the protein MEIIKQFKALSDPTRLRLLFILEHFELNVNEIVSVVSMVQSGVSRHLKIMLEAGLLVSRKDGSFIYYATNQSGNNRKLIMLACSQLEEDPGLQEDLDRTRQCITLRKNKSRRFFKTAAPRWDRLKRKVLGDFNPNSVFEPHLGSASVIADLGCGTGEMLAGLLDKGKKNLIGVDVSPEMLEQARLRLPESPNLELRIGELEHLPMREQEADAALMSMVLYHVPEPEKAIQEVHRVLNPGGLFLLVDFLKHNQEQIKDIIGGVWLGFTRQQISGWLERTGFNLKHIESYPVGNTLTLTFYLAQK
- a CDS encoding mannose-1-phosphate guanylyltransferase/mannose-6-phosphate isomerase, with protein sequence MIYPVILAGGSGTRLWPMSRSLYPKQLINLYNAHTMLQNTLLRLSGLNDLGEPVIICNENHRFMTAEQVRRIDIDAFKIILEPAARNTAPAIALAALVLDDTRPSELQDDPVMLVLPADHEIKNVQAFQEIIQSGAQLARQGKLVTFGIVPSSPETGYGYIKKGSQLDHSSPAFMIERFVEKPDYATAVSYLDSGDFCWNSGMFMFKASAVISELGNFAPDMLEKCRKAIKAGSLDLDFFRVDKAAFEAITEDSIDYAVMEKTENGVVIPLDAGWNDLGSFDALWQTGDKDDRNNVTSGDVLVHNVTDTYIHSDSRLVAAVGLEKFVIVDTKDAVLVAPRDQVQDVKKIVGQLKAKNRGEAVCHAKVYRPWGDYETIDMADRYQVKRITVKPGAKLSLQKHYHRAEHWTVVSGTAIVTKGTDEILLKEDQSIYIPLGTMHRLENPGKIPLELIEVQSGPYLGEDDIVRFDDVYGREAEPGTK
- a CDS encoding YqgE/AlgH family protein, with translation MNDQITQNMKGKFIMAIPGLPDPNFAQTVTCLCEHNESGALGFIVNKVHPLLTGRELFEDLGITCNESIDKTDIFLGGPVQPSGVFVLHCGPFEWNETLRISDWLALSNSRDILEAIAVGKGPETFMILLGCAGWGPMQLDNELADSAWLTCDMSREIMFDTKPDLKYEKAMMLI
- a CDS encoding dynamin family protein, which codes for MTLHPQESIENLVSDTLSVIDSLAAVSTRSDKSLAESRQLCSKIPSFISEGVLRVAVVGVIKSGKSTFINAVSGRELVQRGAGVVTSITTRIRKGKKNRAIIHLKSWDDINREIENCLEMFPGREGRPPFDIRRTQDRQQLRRIFDTIVSEFPITSQGLRPEALVIRNALEGYKHCLDVIGSDEQTICFDTKSFDRHKQFTADAARAFYVKDVCLEVYGKTIHPNVEIADCQGADATDPAVLEKIFSYLEAANLIVYCISSRTGLRHSDMIFLKRIKRLGLMENMLFIFNCDLSEHDSLNNLKETRDRTITELKLLVPDVRFFSFSALYTLFDTQGKRLSSKNKKRLELWQEDKEMVTFCTKEYRRFLDGFHLLFDASRFNLFYVNHIERLKIVTHILGEKIQLLFDVFSAGLLDQEKARERLSDLEGNARRLRVIVDNSVAGAVSALRREIEANLKNAFLKDSENITKLVTEFIREATIDSQPYRTGVDTTGFKQILYMMFQDFKRELDLFILEQVTPELKQLVGIQEGRIASYFKSLLDSYRIDYVTMAVPGEREDGRLSLELIKEEEEYSKGADLENIKKILGLHLPAQIFWVRLFYDMSDQSW
- a CDS encoding ISKra4 family transposase; amino-acid sequence: MNPAVSLSAVEHLPSPVIDPGQKCYDDIVNFLNSKENHSVKLSDLEQELEKRGRELMRILLQEHLDKLGPSHCEEPVCGADGIVRPKVRPQDRKIETVFGTVSESRAGYGNKGVASLHPLDARLNLPPELYSLELRRRVAENASKSSFDETVETIKKTTGADIPKRQVEELTQRAARDFDAFYEIRQCSPADETVTGPILVITTDGKGVVMHEQDLREQTRKAARKRKPQMESRLSKGEKKNAKRMATVAAVYTIDTFKRTPQDLLPGNDKSNTKTSPHPEQKRVWASLEKSAEQVIASAFSEASHRDPNHEKHWVALVDGENQQLRILKRMAKRQNVALTIIVDIIHVIEYLWKAGRAFHPKSGPELEKWVQYRLAKVLDGKAGLMAGGMRRSATLKKFTDKQRKPVEACATYLKNKAPYLEYHHYLDLGLPIATGVIEGACRHLVKDRMDITGAKWRLSSAEAVLRLRALRSSNDFDEYWNFHEACEYERNHRALYQHGEVPATKLPKPSPKRRGHLKVIK